One genomic window of Acetobacter oryzifermentans includes the following:
- a CDS encoding DUF1028 domain-containing protein, with protein MFRFGNDGGTVRSYLTPAVWLDYVSSERGSSMTFSIVARCPQSGQFAVAVSSSSPSVAARCGFARAGVGAVTTQNVTDPRLGPWALDLLEAGASATEARDIIVRNCTFPHYRQMSLIDREGRTAVYTGSKALGLSTDLCGVNIASTGNLLASKCVVEAIVRSFEQSEKSKELGARVIVAMKAGLAAGGEAGPVRSAGLQVVAQEAWPLADLRVDWDEAPITKLEELWTIWQPQMHDYVTRCLNPEVAPSYGVPGDE; from the coding sequence ATGTTTCGGTTTGGGAATGATGGTGGCACCGTAAGGTCATACCTGACGCCTGCTGTCTGGTTAGATTATGTCTCTTCAGAAAGGGGTTCTTCCATGACCTTTTCAATCGTGGCGCGCTGCCCACAAAGTGGACAATTCGCGGTGGCTGTATCTTCATCCTCTCCTTCTGTTGCTGCGCGTTGTGGGTTTGCACGAGCAGGAGTGGGAGCTGTTACAACGCAAAATGTAACGGATCCTCGCCTTGGGCCATGGGCACTGGATCTACTAGAGGCAGGAGCGTCGGCTACAGAAGCGCGCGATATCATTGTACGCAACTGCACTTTTCCTCATTACCGACAAATGAGCTTAATTGACCGTGAAGGTCGCACAGCGGTGTATACCGGAAGCAAAGCGCTGGGGCTGAGCACTGATCTGTGTGGTGTGAACATTGCATCTACCGGAAATCTTCTCGCCTCCAAATGCGTAGTGGAAGCCATTGTTCGCAGCTTTGAACAATCGGAAAAAAGCAAAGAACTGGGAGCCCGCGTTATTGTGGCCATGAAGGCCGGACTTGCCGCAGGAGGAGAGGCTGGCCCCGTTCGTTCTGCCGGGTTGCAGGTGGTGGCCCAAGAAGCTTGGCCCTTAGCCGATCTGCGTGTGGACTGGGACGAAGCTCCGATAACAAAGCTGGAAGAATTGTGGACTATTTGGCAGCCCCAAATGCATGACTATGTCACACGCTGCCTTAACCCAGAAGTTGCGCCATCTTATGGCGTTCCTGGTGATGAGTAA
- a CDS encoding aldehyde dehydrogenase, whose translation MKSLSYYTQRADALKFRNNCWIDGKFVPARSGKWFEDVNPATSSILTQVARGGAEDIDRAVKSARRAFEDGRWSRLTPGARKETLLRLAVLIREHLDEFALLDTLDMGKPISETTNVDVPGAAQCLQWHAEAIDKLYDEVAPTGGRDVAMIRRIPLGVVGAVVPWNFPLDIAIWKLAPALVTGNSVVLKPAEQSPLSALRLAELAAEAGLPDGVLNVVPGLGEEAGQALGLHDDVDCLVFTGSTTVGKLFMRYAGESNMKQVWLETGGKSPNIIFPDANLDVAADQAAFGIFFNQGEVCSANSRLLVHESIVDEMIERMRLRAEAIIPGNPLDPDTKMGAMVDNRHAARVAEFLNSGRESSRLVAGGNRITVGASDAFIQPTVFADVPRNTLIAREEIFGPVLAIQTFRDEEDALQLAHDTPYGLAASVWTRDIGRALDLSERLQVGTVSVNTVDALSPMTPFGGVKQSGFGRDLSLHSFDKYTALKTVWIQY comes from the coding sequence ATGAAAAGCCTATCCTATTATACACAGCGCGCCGATGCTCTGAAATTTCGTAATAATTGCTGGATTGATGGGAAATTTGTACCCGCCAGATCTGGAAAGTGGTTTGAAGATGTAAATCCAGCAACGTCATCTATTCTGACACAGGTAGCACGAGGAGGCGCAGAGGATATTGATAGGGCTGTAAAATCAGCCCGTCGGGCGTTTGAAGATGGGCGGTGGTCTCGTCTTACTCCTGGCGCTCGTAAGGAAACACTCCTACGTCTTGCTGTGCTGATACGTGAACATCTTGATGAATTTGCGCTTCTTGATACGCTGGATATGGGGAAGCCAATTTCCGAGACCACGAATGTGGATGTGCCTGGGGCGGCGCAATGCCTACAATGGCATGCAGAGGCTATAGACAAGCTATACGATGAGGTGGCTCCAACGGGGGGGCGTGATGTTGCGATGATCCGGCGCATACCTCTGGGGGTAGTTGGGGCTGTGGTGCCTTGGAATTTTCCGCTGGACATTGCTATCTGGAAATTAGCTCCAGCCCTTGTAACGGGTAATTCCGTAGTTCTTAAACCAGCAGAACAATCTCCACTTTCTGCTTTGCGTCTGGCGGAGCTTGCAGCCGAAGCCGGTCTACCCGATGGCGTTCTGAATGTGGTGCCAGGTCTGGGGGAAGAAGCAGGGCAGGCGCTAGGCTTGCATGATGATGTAGATTGTCTGGTTTTTACGGGCTCCACCACAGTGGGTAAGTTGTTCATGCGCTATGCAGGCGAGAGCAACATGAAGCAGGTGTGGCTAGAAACAGGCGGGAAAAGCCCCAACATTATTTTCCCGGATGCAAATCTTGATGTTGCGGCAGATCAAGCTGCCTTTGGAATTTTTTTCAATCAGGGGGAAGTCTGTTCTGCAAACTCACGCCTGTTGGTGCATGAGTCTATTGTAGATGAAATGATTGAGCGTATGCGGCTGCGGGCTGAAGCAATTATCCCGGGAAATCCGCTAGACCCAGATACAAAAATGGGCGCTATGGTGGATAATCGCCATGCAGCACGTGTTGCAGAGTTTTTAAACTCTGGTCGGGAAAGTAGCCGTCTTGTTGCGGGGGGAAATCGTATTACGGTTGGTGCGTCAGACGCCTTTATTCAGCCAACAGTTTTTGCAGATGTGCCTCGGAATACTTTGATCGCACGTGAAGAAATTTTTGGGCCGGTCCTGGCTATTCAAACATTTCGCGATGAAGAAGATGCTCTTCAGCTAGCGCATGATACGCCTTACGGTTTGGCTGCTTCTGTCTGGACACGAGATATTGGACGGGCGCTTGATCTTTCGGAACGACTGCAGGTTGGCACGGTTTCTGTGAATACCGTAGATGCTCTTTCTCCCATGACACCTTTTGGTGGTGTTAAGCAATCAGGTTTTGGGCGGGATTTATCACTGCATAGCTTTGATAAATACACCGCGCTGAAAACAGTTTGGATTCAGTACTAA
- the argE gene encoding acetylornithine deacetylase → MTSMYDLSVQDILSQLVAFPTICRTENQNLIDWVEEFLRACGARCLRVPGEQAGRFNLLASIGPDTPDGIVLSAHSDVVSVEGQPWKTAPFTLTAYDGNLYGRGTSDMKGFLACMLVAARYAAQKTTLRAPLHLAISYDEEIGCVGVHSLLRSLAVHKFQARGCVIGEPTNLHVVSGHKGKLAARIVCHGLAAHSANPARGSNAILLASDMVQAIKFLQDELQNNGAQDENFEVPYNTLQVGLIQGGVALNIVPDLCEVHFEMRLLPGVDPALYIERLKQEGARLCTTYPSARIEIETLNTYPGLNTRDGTPFLQEIMAITGDNAPSYIGFGTEGGLFKEYLDIPVVVCGPGSIDRAHKADEFIRLDELSAGVQFVEKIVEKLL, encoded by the coding sequence ATGACCTCAATGTATGATCTATCTGTGCAAGACATTCTTTCACAGTTGGTAGCTTTTCCCACTATCTGTCGCACAGAAAATCAGAACCTTATTGATTGGGTTGAAGAATTTCTGCGTGCATGTGGGGCGCGTTGCCTGCGTGTGCCAGGCGAGCAGGCTGGTCGTTTTAATCTGCTGGCCAGTATTGGGCCGGACACTCCAGATGGCATTGTGCTTTCAGCTCATAGTGATGTTGTGTCCGTAGAAGGGCAGCCATGGAAAACTGCCCCTTTTACCCTGACTGCATATGATGGAAACCTATATGGACGCGGAACAAGTGACATGAAGGGTTTTCTCGCTTGTATGTTGGTGGCCGCGCGGTATGCTGCCCAAAAAACAACCCTGCGAGCGCCGTTGCATTTGGCTATTTCGTATGATGAGGAGATAGGTTGTGTAGGAGTGCACTCACTTTTACGCTCTCTAGCTGTTCATAAATTTCAGGCGCGTGGATGTGTTATTGGGGAACCCACCAATTTACATGTGGTATCTGGCCACAAAGGCAAACTGGCCGCACGCATTGTCTGCCACGGTCTGGCTGCGCATTCGGCCAATCCCGCACGTGGTTCTAACGCCATTCTGCTTGCATCAGATATGGTACAGGCCATTAAGTTCCTGCAAGATGAATTGCAAAACAATGGCGCGCAAGATGAGAATTTTGAAGTACCATATAATACCTTACAGGTTGGGCTCATCCAAGGCGGTGTTGCGCTGAATATTGTGCCAGATTTGTGTGAAGTGCACTTCGAGATGCGTTTATTGCCCGGAGTAGATCCTGCGCTCTATATTGAACGACTAAAGCAGGAAGGAGCTCGTCTCTGCACAACGTACCCCTCTGCACGTATAGAGATTGAAACACTTAATACATATCCAGGATTAAACACACGGGATGGTACGCCATTTTTGCAGGAGATAATGGCTATTACAGGAGATAATGCGCCTTCATATATTGGATTTGGCACGGAAGGTGGGTTATTCAAAGAATATCTTGATATACCGGTAGTGGTTTGTGGACCAGGATCTATTGATCGTGCGCATAAGGCAGATGAGTTTATTCGTTTGGATGAATTATCTGCGGGCGTTCAGTTTGTAGAAAAAATAGTAGAGAAACTTCTATAA
- a CDS encoding IS5 family transposase (programmed frameshift), whose translation MEEGDRTGTFTDETWAIWEPLIEEVRPRGKTPPHDLRRTIAAIFWRHENGAKWRSIPAELGPWWRAAQLFIRWAKLGVWERLLALVQEQQGVAFGMTFLDGTNIRAHHKAAGAPKKGASFEERDHREALGRSRGGYGTKVCVIADGHGKAFGFALAPGQAHELPLAPAMLDSLPATPLWVVADKGYASNAMRERIWDMGARPAIPAKRRDGPVACPKWAYRCRHLVENLWARLKEWRAVATRYEKTATSFLAVIHIAAAADWIKL comes from the exons ATGGAAGAAGGAGACAGAACAGGCACCTTTACGGACGAGACATGGGCGATCTGGGAACCTCTGATTGAGGAGGTTCGCCCGAGGGGCAAGACGCCGCCACATGATCTGCGGCGGACGATAGCAGCGATTTTCTGGCGTCATGAGAATGGCGCGAAATGGCGGAGTATCCCCGCTGAACTGGGTCCGTGGTGGCGGGCTGCGCAGCTTTTCATCCGCTGGGCGAAGCTCGGCGTATGGGAGCGGCTGCTCGCACTGGTTCAGGAACAACAGGGAGTGGCATTCGGAATGACTTTTCTGGATGGCACAAACATCAGGGCTCACCACAAAGCGGCGGGAGCCC CAAAAAAAGGGGCCTCTTTCGAAGAGCGAGACCATCGTGAAGCACTTGGCCGCTCTCGCGGTGGCTATGGCACAAAAGTCTGCGTGATCGCTGATGGACATGGAAAAGCCTTCGGTTTTGCGCTGGCCCCTGGACAGGCTCATGAACTGCCTCTGGCACCAGCCATGCTCGACAGCCTTCCCGCCACTCCCCTGTGGGTAGTAGCGGACAAGGGCTACGCGTCGAACGCCATGCGTGAACGGATATGGGACATGGGAGCACGGCCAGCCATTCCTGCGAAACGACGCGATGGCCCGGTCGCCTGCCCCAAATGGGCCTATCGGTGTCGGCATCTCGTTGAGAACCTCTGGGCTCGCCTCAAGGAGTGGCGCGCTGTCGCAACCAGATATGAAAAAACAGCAACGTCGTTCCTCGCGGTCATCCACATCGCTGCCGCAGCAGACTGGATCAAGCTCTAA
- a CDS encoding flavin-containing monooxygenase: MTIEKTEVLVVGAGQAGIAMSEHLRGYGIEHVVLERNRVAERWRSCRWDSLVANGPAWHDRFPHLEFQHDGPDDFVPKERVADYLAAYAQKIDAPIRCGVEVKEVRRNAGRLGFTVQTSEGVIEAKAVVAATGPFQIPVIPPIVPEASGIAQIHSASYRNPEQLPEGAVLVVGAGSSGAQIAEELMRSGRKVYLSVGPHDRPPRHYRGRDFVWWLGVLNKWDAEATPGVEHTTIAVSGANGGHTLDFRRLASEGMTLLGRTETFHDGVLTFAPDLAENIAKGDANYLSLLGEADTYVTRNGLDLPEEPTARDMLPDPECMKHPVLELDLQNAGINTIIWATGFGVDYSWLKVEALDEQGRPHHQRGVSAEPGIYFLGLPWQTRRGSSFIWGVWHDAKYVADHIAKQRGYMAYKPSREEG; encoded by the coding sequence ATGACCATCGAGAAAACAGAAGTTCTTGTAGTTGGGGCTGGTCAGGCTGGCATTGCCATGAGCGAACATTTGCGCGGCTATGGCATTGAACATGTAGTGCTTGAACGTAACCGCGTGGCAGAACGGTGGCGCAGTTGCCGGTGGGACTCTCTCGTGGCCAATGGTCCAGCATGGCATGATCGCTTTCCGCATTTGGAATTTCAGCATGATGGCCCGGATGATTTTGTTCCTAAAGAGCGTGTTGCTGATTATCTTGCTGCATATGCCCAAAAAATCGATGCTCCCATTCGTTGTGGGGTAGAGGTAAAAGAAGTGCGGCGTAACGCTGGGCGTCTTGGCTTTACTGTGCAAACATCGGAAGGTGTTATTGAAGCCAAGGCTGTTGTTGCTGCTACAGGGCCTTTCCAAATACCTGTTATTCCTCCTATAGTTCCAGAAGCTTCCGGTATTGCCCAAATTCATTCAGCATCTTACCGCAATCCAGAACAACTGCCTGAAGGTGCTGTTTTGGTTGTAGGGGCAGGATCTTCTGGCGCACAAATAGCTGAGGAGCTGATGCGGAGTGGACGGAAGGTTTATTTGTCTGTCGGCCCGCATGATCGTCCCCCTCGGCATTATCGTGGGCGTGATTTCGTATGGTGGCTAGGTGTTCTCAATAAATGGGATGCAGAAGCAACGCCGGGGGTAGAGCACACAACAATTGCCGTAAGTGGCGCAAATGGTGGGCATACGCTTGATTTCCGGCGTCTTGCATCTGAGGGCATGACACTTCTTGGGCGTACCGAGACATTTCATGATGGCGTGTTAACGTTTGCCCCAGATCTGGCCGAAAATATTGCCAAAGGGGATGCAAACTACCTTTCCTTGCTAGGGGAGGCAGATACATACGTTACGCGTAATGGTCTTGATCTGCCAGAAGAACCTACAGCTCGTGATATGCTGCCAGATCCAGAATGCATGAAGCATCCTGTTTTGGAGCTGGATCTGCAAAACGCTGGTATTAACACCATTATATGGGCAACTGGTTTTGGAGTAGATTATAGCTGGTTAAAGGTGGAAGCGTTGGATGAGCAGGGGCGTCCACACCACCAGCGTGGCGTTTCTGCTGAACCTGGGATCTATTTTCTTGGTCTGCCGTGGCAGACACGCCGTGGCTCGTCCTTCATATGGGGGGTGTGGCATGATGCAAAATATGTAGCAGATCACATTGCCAAACAGCGTGGTTATATGGCCTACAAGCCATCGCGCGAGGAGGGATAA
- a CDS encoding GMC family oxidoreductase, with product MSGQNDFPTEFDFIIVGAGAAGCVLANRLSARSNLRVALLEAGQADNTPRIHVPAGTISLYKSRKYTYQYYSTPQKYLDNRRIHVPRGRMLGGSSSMNSMIYIRGARSDYDGWEAMGCTGWGYDAVLKYFMREEDNHLHQDPHFHGTGGELVVDQPRDPLGVSRLFIKAAEEVGLKENTDFNGAKLDGIGIYDVTQKGGKRLSAYRAFVAPVRSRPNLHVVTGCKVVSLVTDGKEVQGVTIERNGQFHVLRARRETILSAGAIGSPHLLMSSGIGNARELLAAGVPVVADLPEVGRNLQDHVDGLVTIRSDSASTLGFSTASLSSVVPSPLQFLLKRKGWLTTNYVEAGGFASTRYAKDVPDIQFHFVPGYRSHRGRLFEWGHGFALHTCVLRPYSRGSIRLARDGSRNLDIDFNFLSDERDTHVLLEGVKLARSILRASPFDAIRGKEMAPTANIQTDDQLIEYLRASASTVFHPSGTCRMGADDTSVVTPDLKVRGLKGLRVADTSIMPTLVSGNTNAPTMMIGDKASDMILADAV from the coding sequence ATGAGTGGCCAGAACGATTTTCCGACAGAATTTGATTTCATTATCGTAGGCGCTGGTGCTGCTGGCTGTGTGCTTGCCAATCGTTTGAGTGCGCGAAGCAATTTGCGTGTAGCGCTTCTGGAAGCAGGGCAAGCAGACAATACACCGCGTATTCATGTTCCAGCCGGCACAATCTCACTTTATAAAAGCCGTAAATATACCTATCAGTATTATTCCACACCGCAGAAATATTTGGATAATAGACGCATCCATGTGCCACGGGGCCGCATGTTAGGTGGATCTTCCTCCATGAACAGCATGATCTACATTCGTGGTGCGCGTTCGGATTACGATGGTTGGGAGGCCATGGGCTGCACTGGTTGGGGGTATGACGCAGTACTAAAATACTTCATGCGGGAAGAAGATAATCATCTGCACCAAGACCCGCATTTTCATGGCACGGGTGGTGAATTGGTTGTAGATCAGCCGCGTGATCCATTGGGTGTTTCGCGCCTGTTTATTAAAGCTGCCGAAGAGGTAGGGCTGAAAGAGAATACTGATTTTAATGGCGCAAAACTTGATGGCATAGGTATTTATGATGTGACGCAAAAGGGCGGAAAACGCTTAAGTGCTTATCGTGCTTTTGTTGCGCCTGTGCGTTCCCGCCCAAATTTGCATGTTGTTACTGGTTGCAAGGTTGTTTCCCTTGTAACTGATGGCAAGGAAGTGCAGGGCGTCACCATAGAGCGGAATGGGCAGTTTCATGTTCTGCGCGCTCGGCGAGAAACTATTCTTTCCGCAGGGGCTATCGGATCACCACATCTGCTTATGTCATCAGGCATTGGTAACGCCCGCGAACTTTTGGCTGCAGGCGTGCCAGTTGTGGCTGATCTGCCAGAAGTGGGGCGCAATCTGCAAGATCATGTTGATGGGTTGGTTACCATCCGCTCTGATTCAGCTTCAACGCTTGGCTTTTCAACAGCTTCACTCTCCTCTGTTGTGCCATCACCTTTGCAATTTCTGCTTAAACGTAAGGGCTGGCTGACAACAAACTATGTAGAAGCTGGAGGTTTTGCATCCACACGTTACGCCAAGGATGTGCCAGATATTCAGTTTCATTTTGTGCCGGGTTACCGTAGCCATCGTGGACGGTTGTTTGAATGGGGCCACGGATTTGCCCTCCATACATGTGTGCTACGACCTTATAGCCGCGGGAGCATTCGCTTGGCACGTGATGGAAGCAGGAACCTGGACATTGATTTCAATTTCCTTTCTGATGAAAGAGATACGCATGTGCTGCTGGAAGGCGTAAAACTGGCGCGTTCCATTCTTCGTGCATCTCCTTTTGATGCGATACGAGGCAAGGAAATGGCGCCCACAGCCAATATTCAGACAGATGATCAATTAATAGAGTATTTGCGCGCATCGGCAAGCACAGTGTTTCATCCCTCAGGTACCTGCCGCATGGGAGCAGATGATACGAGTGTTGTAACGCCTGATTTGAAGGTGCGTGGACTAAAAGGCCTACGCGTAGCGGATACATCCATCATGCCAACGTTGGTAAGTGGCAATACCAACGCACCAACGATGATGATTGGAGATAAGGCATCCGATATGATTTTGGCGGATGCCGTATGA
- a CDS encoding purine-cytosine permease family protein, which produces MTDTTTARGPEAHTIYQIPLYQRHGRPRDLFTVWFGSNIMMLTIITGALATTVFGLPFWPAMLSAVLGNMIGGLFMALHAAQGPQLGVPQMVQTRGQFGSVGAMAVICLVVIMYVGFFASNLVLGGESLHTVATFLPEKTCVILLGLVSLIATIYGHDLIHAYTRFMTVVSGIALVLCFVWILCINGVSSATLAHGTFTLSGFLGGLSTAALWQIAYAPYVSDYSRYLPPGTGNRQAFMASYWGCVLGSLFPMILGALLGVIAGGGDVVATLTKEVGPLALFIIPVLSLGIASTNAMNLYCGALSAITVIQTIFPSWKATHVGRAGTAVVLSGLSLLIALGTEANFMEEYTNFILLLLYVMVPWTAINLADFYLIRHGEYDVASFFRADGGIYGRYCWPALSAYVFGILIQIPFVSNGLYTGPIATMLGGADISWIVGLIFVTVFYVWLMRHERHTQPVAGSAE; this is translated from the coding sequence ATGACTGACACCACGACGGCACGAGGGCCAGAAGCTCATACCATTTATCAAATCCCACTTTATCAGCGGCATGGTCGTCCGCGTGATTTGTTTACGGTGTGGTTTGGCTCAAACATCATGATGCTGACCATTATCACAGGCGCGCTTGCAACAACTGTGTTTGGTCTGCCTTTCTGGCCCGCCATGCTTTCGGCTGTCTTGGGTAACATGATTGGTGGTCTGTTCATGGCGCTGCACGCAGCACAGGGGCCACAACTTGGTGTGCCGCAAATGGTGCAAACACGCGGGCAGTTTGGTTCAGTAGGGGCCATGGCTGTTATCTGCCTGGTGGTGATAATGTATGTTGGCTTCTTTGCTTCCAATCTCGTTTTGGGCGGAGAATCTCTGCACACTGTTGCAACATTTTTGCCTGAAAAAACATGCGTTATATTGCTCGGCCTCGTCAGCTTGATTGCTACTATTTATGGGCATGATCTAATCCATGCCTATACGCGGTTTATGACGGTTGTATCCGGCATTGCATTGGTTTTGTGTTTCGTATGGATACTGTGCATTAACGGTGTTTCATCTGCCACGCTGGCCCACGGCACATTTACCCTCTCTGGCTTTCTTGGCGGTTTGTCTACTGCTGCTTTGTGGCAAATTGCTTACGCGCCTTATGTTTCAGACTATTCGCGTTACCTGCCTCCGGGCACCGGTAACCGTCAGGCATTTATGGCAAGCTATTGGGGATGTGTGCTGGGCTCGCTATTCCCCATGATTCTCGGTGCACTTCTGGGTGTCATTGCGGGTGGGGGCGATGTGGTCGCTACACTTACAAAAGAAGTTGGTCCACTTGCACTTTTTATTATTCCCGTTCTGTCATTGGGTATTGCTTCTACAAACGCCATGAATCTTTATTGTGGTGCGTTGTCGGCCATTACAGTTATTCAGACCATCTTTCCTTCATGGAAAGCCACGCATGTCGGGCGCGCAGGTACGGCTGTTGTTCTGTCTGGCCTTTCTCTTCTTATCGCTCTCGGCACAGAAGCAAACTTTATGGAGGAATACACAAACTTTATTCTTCTACTGCTTTACGTCATGGTACCATGGACTGCGATCAACCTTGCTGATTTCTATCTGATCCGACATGGCGAATATGATGTTGCCTCTTTTTTTCGGGCTGATGGAGGCATTTATGGCCGTTACTGCTGGCCCGCGTTGAGTGCCTATGTGTTTGGTATCCTTATCCAGATCCCGTTTGTTTCAAACGGTCTTTATACCGGTCCGATAGCTACCATGCTTGGTGGCGCAGACATTTCGTGGATTGTAGGGTTGATCTTTGTGACTGTGTTTTACGTCTGGCTGATGCGGCATGAGCGGCATACGCAGCCTGTTGCAGGAAGTGCAGAATAA
- a CDS encoding RidA family protein, with amino-acid sequence MAHTRLRPFNTKDTYPEQELDNDLCQAVITQNTIYLRGQVPQDLDTRENVGVGDPVAQAEKVIDNIELLLSEAGAKLTDICKVTVYLTDIRYREATYRVLGRRLKGVFPVFTGLVVVALARPEWLIEVDVIAERE; translated from the coding sequence ATGGCTCATACTCGTCTTCGTCCCTTCAATACGAAGGACACTTATCCCGAGCAGGAACTTGATAACGATCTTTGTCAGGCCGTTATTACGCAAAATACAATCTATCTGCGCGGGCAGGTGCCTCAGGATCTTGATACACGTGAAAATGTAGGGGTTGGAGACCCGGTGGCTCAAGCCGAAAAGGTAATAGATAATATTGAACTTTTGCTATCTGAAGCAGGCGCAAAGCTAACAGATATCTGCAAAGTTACAGTATACCTCACAGATATTCGCTACCGTGAAGCCACTTATCGTGTATTGGGGCGCCGCCTGAAGGGCGTATTCCCTGTATTTACAGGGTTGGTTGTTGTGGCTCTTGCCCGCCCAGAATGGCTGATTGAGGTAGATGTTATCGCTGAGCGTGAATGA